In Leisingera sp. NJS204, the DNA window TGAACGAGATTGCCGAAATCTCGATGGGGATGAAGGCGATTGCCAAGGAATTGAACATCCCGGTGATCGCGCTGTCGCAGCTGTCGCGTCAGGTGGAGAACCGCGAAGACAAGCGCCCGCAGCTGTCGGACCTGCGGGAATCCGGCTCGATCGAGCAGGACGCAGACGTGGTGATGTTTGTGTTCCGAGAGGAATATTACAAGGAACGGGAAAAGCCGGGCGACCACGAGCTGGACAGGATGGAAGAGTGGAAACAGGCGATGGAGAGCCTGCACGGCAAGGCGGATGTCATTGTCGGCAAACAGCGCCACGGCCCCATCGGCACCGTGACCCTGACATTCGAGGCGCAATTCACCCGCTTTGGCAACCTGGCCAAAGCCTGGCAGCAGGGGCAGGAAGACTACTGATCCCGGCCGGTTTGGACCGGTGTCCGGTCTACCTGTGCCAGGGCCTGGCAGGTAACAGGATTGTCAGTGCCCCGGCACCAGCCCGGTCCGCTCCCCCCCGCTGGACCGGGCTTATTTGTTTGATGGCGGCGGAGCTCTGCCGCCATTACGGTTTTTCCCACTTGACCTGCGGTCTCCCCATGTCATGAACACCGCATGAGCACGGCAAGATTGACAATCAACCTGGATGCGCTGGCCACCAACTGGCGGAATCTGGATGCGCTGACCACCTGCGAAACCGCAGCCGTGGTCAAGGCGAACGGCTATGGCCTGGATGCGGGCCGCGTCGGCAAGGCGCTGGCCAAGGCGGGCGCGCGCAATTTCTTTGTGGCGGCGGCGGAAGAAGGCGGCGCGTTGCGCCGTGCGCTTGGCCCCGGCCCCGGTATTTCGGTGTTTTCCGGCCATATGGCGGGTGACGCCAAGCTGTTGAAGGATTTCCAGCTGACGCCGATGCTGAACTCATTGGACCAGATGCTGCGCCATTTCGAGGCCCTGCCGGGCCATGCCTTCGGGGTGCAGCTGGACAGCGGCATGAACCGGCTGGGGATGGAGTATAGCGAATGGGCAGCGGTGGCCGAGATCGCCCTGGGCCAGAATCCGGTTCTGCTGATGTCGCATCTGGCCTGCGCCGATGAGCCCGGCCACGCGATGAACGCGCAGCAATTGCAAACCTTCCGCGATATGACCGACGGGCTGGAGATCCCCCGCTCGCTGGCCGCCACCGGCGGCATGCTGCTGGGGGCGGAATACCATTTCGACCTTTGCCGCCCCGGTATCGGGCTATATGGCGGGCTGCCGTTCAAGGACGCGCTGCCGGTTGTGCAGCTGGACCTTCCCGTCATTCAGCTGCGCGATCTGGAGCCGGGTGAGACTGCCGGTTACGGCAACAGCTGGACAGCCAAGCGCCCCAGCCGCATCGCCACCGTCGCCGCGGGCTATGCCGACGGGCTGCACCGGGCGATGGGCAATGGCGGCATCCAGGTTTTTGCGGGCCGCACCCCCTGCCCGGTCGTAGGCAGGGTCTCGATGGATCTGATAACCGTGGACGTGACCGATCTGGCTGAGGTGCCTGAGGCGCTGTCGATCCTCAATGAGCAGCAGACCGTGGACACGCTGGCCGATGCGGCCGGCACCATCGGCTATGAGATCCTGACCTCTACCGGTCACCGCTATGCACGGACTTATCAGGGATGAACCCTATTGCCCTTCTGGCCCGGCTGGGCCGCACCGCATTGGCCGGGCTGTCTGCTATTGGCCGCGCCGCACTGTTTGCGCTGCGCGCCTTCAGCCATATGGTCCGCCCGCCCTACTACCCGCGCGAGCTGCTGCAGGCGCTTTTGAACATCGGCTGGCTGTCGCTGCCGGTTGTCGGTCTGACAGCGATCTTCACCGGCGGCGCGCTGGCGCTGCAAATCTATGCCGGCGGCGCGCGCTTTAATGCCGAGGCGGTGGTGCCGCAGATCGTCGCCATCGGCATGGTGCGCGAGCTGGGCCCGGTGCTGGTCGGGCTGATGATCGCGGCACGGGTAACCTCATCCATCGCGGCGGAGATCGCCACCATGAAGGTGACCGAGCAGATCGACGCGCTGGTCACACTTTCGACCCATCCGATGAAATACCTGGTCGCACCCCGCGTGCTGGCGGCGCTGATCACCGTGCCGGTGCTGGTGGGGGTCGGCGACATTATCGGCATCATGGGCGGCTATACGGTGGCGGTGCAGAACCTCGGTTTCAATTCGGCGGCCTACCTGAAGAACACCGTAGATTTCCTGGAGCCGCTCGACATCATCTCCTCTCTGGTCAAGGGCGCCGCCTTTGGCACCATCGCGGCGATGATGGGCTGCTATTACGGCATGCAATCGGGCCGCGGCGCCCAGGGCGTGGGCCGCGCCACCAAGGGGTCTGTTGAATCCGCTGCAGTGCTGATACTGGCCGCCAACTTTGTTCTGACAGGGGTGTTCTTCTCGCTATGATCCGGACATGCGGGACACTCGCGTTAGCAGTCGTTCTGGCTGGCTGTGCTCAGCCGGAATATAGAATTGTGCGAGATAGCACTTTCAGCTCAAAAGCCCCTGCAGGTGTGAACG includes these proteins:
- a CDS encoding MlaE family ABC transporter permease, whose protein sequence is MNPIALLARLGRTALAGLSAIGRAALFALRAFSHMVRPPYYPRELLQALLNIGWLSLPVVGLTAIFTGGALALQIYAGGARFNAEAVVPQIVAIGMVRELGPVLVGLMIAARVTSSIAAEIATMKVTEQIDALVTLSTHPMKYLVAPRVLAALITVPVLVGVGDIIGIMGGYTVAVQNLGFNSAAYLKNTVDFLEPLDIISSLVKGAAFGTIAAMMGCYYGMQSGRGAQGVGRATKGSVESAAVLILAANFVLTGVFFSL
- the alr gene encoding alanine racemase, producing the protein MSTARLTINLDALATNWRNLDALTTCETAAVVKANGYGLDAGRVGKALAKAGARNFFVAAAEEGGALRRALGPGPGISVFSGHMAGDAKLLKDFQLTPMLNSLDQMLRHFEALPGHAFGVQLDSGMNRLGMEYSEWAAVAEIALGQNPVLLMSHLACADEPGHAMNAQQLQTFRDMTDGLEIPRSLAATGGMLLGAEYHFDLCRPGIGLYGGLPFKDALPVVQLDLPVIQLRDLEPGETAGYGNSWTAKRPSRIATVAAGYADGLHRAMGNGGIQVFAGRTPCPVVGRVSMDLITVDVTDLAEVPEALSILNEQQTVDTLADAAGTIGYEILTSTGHRYARTYQG